One window of Helicobacter winghamensis ATCC BAA-430 genomic DNA carries:
- the fliG gene encoding flagellar motor switch protein FliG has translation MPSISLSPRQQSQYDELSMAEKIAILLVQLGDELTGEIFSHLDLDSITEISKYIAQNSGVDKVIAAAILEEFYAIFQSNQYISTGGFEYAKELLYRTLGPEAAKKVLDKLAKSMQSSQNFAYLSRVRPQQLSDFIIHEHPQTIALILAHMDPTNAAETLNFFSDDLRAEIAIRMANLGDISPNVVKRVSTVLENKLESLTSYKVEVGGIRAVAEVFNRLGQKAAKATIAYIEQIDDQLAVAIKEMMFTFEDIEKLDNNAIREILKIIDKKDLILALKASPEELKQKFMSNMSQRAGEQFLEEMQFLGAVKVKDVEAAQRRIVETVQSLSEQGIIQIGEQEDTIE, from the coding sequence ATGCCTTCCATTTCATTAAGCCCTCGCCAACAATCACAATATGATGAACTCTCAATGGCAGAAAAAATTGCCATTTTACTTGTGCAATTAGGCGATGAACTCACAGGAGAAATTTTTTCCCATCTTGATTTAGATTCCATTACAGAAATCTCTAAATACATTGCACAAAATTCCGGCGTTGATAAGGTGATTGCTGCGGCAATTTTAGAAGAATTTTATGCAATTTTTCAATCCAATCAATATATCTCTACAGGCGGTTTTGAATACGCTAAAGAATTGCTTTATCGCACACTTGGACCAGAAGCTGCTAAAAAGGTTTTAGACAAGCTTGCAAAATCTATGCAATCTTCCCAAAACTTTGCATATCTCTCACGCGTCCGCCCACAACAGCTCTCAGATTTTATTATCCACGAGCACCCACAAACCATCGCGCTTATCCTAGCACATATGGATCCCACAAATGCAGCAGAAACGCTAAATTTCTTTTCAGATGATTTGCGTGCCGAGATTGCGATCCGTATGGCAAACTTAGGGGATATTTCACCAAATGTTGTAAAGCGCGTATCAACCGTGCTAGAAAATAAATTAGAATCACTCACAAGTTATAAAGTTGAAGTGGGTGGAATTCGTGCTGTTGCAGAAGTCTTTAATCGACTAGGACAAAAAGCAGCAAAAGCTACTATTGCCTACATTGAACAGATTGACGATCAACTTGCTGTTGCCATTAAAGAAATGATGTTTACCTTTGAAGATATTGAAAAACTTGACAATAATGCAATTAGAGAGATCTTGAAAATCATTGACAAAAAAGATTTAATTCTAGCGCTCAAAGCATCTCCAGAAGAATTGAAGCAAAAGTTTATGTCTAATATGTCCCAAAGGGCAGGAGAACAATTTTTAGAGGAAATGCAATTCTTAGGTGCAGTGAAGGTTAAAGATGTAGAAGCTGCACAACGCAGAATCGTAGAAACCGTTCAATCACTCTCTGAGCAGGGCATTATCCAAATTGGAGAACAAGAGGATACCATTGAATAA
- the dxs gene encoding 1-deoxy-D-xylulose-5-phosphate synthase, translating to MPLDPKYLEILHKDVFSEEDYAALNTLAQLMRKRILEVVSKNGGHLSSTLGAVELIIAMHCVFDNPNDPFIFDVSHQAYAHKLLTGRWDSFETLRQSDGISGFTKPSESVQDYFIAGHSSTSISLGVGAAKAFNLKGSKQIPVALIGDGAMSAGLAYEALNELGDRKYPMVIILNDNEMSIAEPIGAISKYLSQIIAGKFVQGIKNKIGSAINKMPNATYIAKRFEESLKLITPGILFEELGLEYIGPIDGHNLKEIINTLKLAKNTQKPIVVHAQTLKGKGYTPAEGHLEQWHGVSPFDPVKGEALLKSNSKTPTSVFAESLLEFAKTDSNIVGITAAMPSGTGLDKLIKAYPKRFWDVAIAEQHATTQASSLAKEGLKPFVAIYSTFLQRAFDQLIHDVSIMKMPVKFAIDRAGIVGEDGETHQGAFDISYLNMIPNFTLFAPRDLATLSLAVEFAKDYSSGPCAFRYPRKEFLLQEGIFNKTPFKYGKLEILKECNTEILLLGYGNGVGRAHKCLLELEKQGINASLVDLRFAKPLDKEALNTLAKTHRKWFIFSDSAKIGGIGQILSAFAQENALQIHIISFEFEDAFISHGKIEKIEAKLGLDTQSLIAKITQYI from the coding sequence ATGCCACTTGATCCAAAATATCTAGAAATTCTACACAAAGATGTATTTAGCGAAGAGGATTATGCCGCCTTAAACACGCTAGCACAGCTTATGCGTAAGAGAATTTTAGAAGTTGTTTCTAAAAATGGAGGACACCTTAGCTCAACACTTGGCGCAGTGGAGTTAATTATAGCAATGCATTGCGTATTTGATAATCCAAATGATCCTTTTATCTTTGATGTCAGCCATCAAGCTTATGCACATAAACTCTTAACAGGGCGTTGGGATTCCTTTGAAACATTACGGCAAAGTGATGGAATTAGTGGCTTTACAAAACCAAGCGAGAGCGTGCAAGATTACTTTATTGCTGGACATAGCTCTACCTCTATTTCACTTGGCGTTGGTGCCGCAAAGGCTTTCAACCTAAAGGGAAGCAAGCAGATTCCAGTGGCACTTATTGGAGATGGGGCAATGAGTGCAGGACTTGCCTATGAAGCATTAAATGAACTAGGAGATCGCAAATATCCAATGGTTATTATTCTTAATGATAATGAAATGAGCATTGCTGAACCCATTGGCGCAATTAGCAAATATCTCTCCCAAATTATTGCAGGAAAGTTTGTGCAAGGGATTAAAAATAAAATTGGAAGCGCAATTAATAAAATGCCAAATGCAACTTATATTGCAAAGCGTTTTGAAGAGTCTTTAAAGCTCATTACTCCAGGAATTTTATTTGAAGAATTAGGATTAGAATATATAGGACCTATTGATGGGCATAATCTCAAAGAAATCATAAATACCCTAAAGCTTGCCAAAAACACTCAAAAACCAATCGTTGTTCATGCGCAAACCCTAAAAGGCAAAGGCTACACTCCAGCTGAAGGACATTTAGAGCAATGGCACGGAGTTAGCCCATTTGACCCAGTAAAAGGTGAAGCACTTTTAAAAAGCAACTCAAAAACTCCAACTTCTGTTTTTGCAGAATCCTTGCTAGAGTTTGCAAAAACCGATTCCAATATTGTAGGAATTACAGCAGCAATGCCTAGTGGCACAGGCTTAGATAAACTTATAAAAGCCTATCCAAAACGCTTTTGGGATGTTGCCATTGCCGAACAGCACGCAACCACGCAAGCAAGCTCCCTAGCAAAAGAAGGCTTAAAGCCCTTTGTGGCGATTTATTCTACCTTTTTACAACGCGCTTTTGATCAGTTAATTCATGATGTTAGCATTATGAAAATGCCTGTGAAATTTGCTATTGATAGGGCTGGAATCGTAGGAGAAGACGGCGAAACACACCAAGGCGCATTTGATATTAGCTATTTAAATATGATTCCAAACTTCACTCTCTTTGCCCCTCGTGATTTAGCTACACTCTCTTTAGCAGTAGAATTTGCAAAAGATTATTCAAGCGGACCTTGTGCATTTCGTTACCCTAGAAAGGAGTTTTTACTCCAAGAAGGGATTTTTAATAAGACGCCCTTTAAATATGGAAAATTAGAAATTCTAAAAGAATGCAATACTGAAATTTTATTGCTAGGTTATGGCAATGGGGTTGGACGCGCGCATAAATGCTTATTGGAGCTAGAAAAACAAGGGATAAATGCTAGTTTAGTGGATTTGCGTTTTGCAAAACCTTTAGATAAAGAAGCCTTAAATACTCTTGCTAAAACTCACAGAAAATGGTTTATCTTTAGCGATAGTGCAAAAATAGGTGGTATTGGACAAATTCTAAGCGCATTTGCACAAGAAAACGCATTGCAAATCCACATCATTTCTTTTGAATTTGAAGATGCTTTTATTTCACATGGAAAAATAGAAAAAATTGAAGCAAAACTAGGACTTGATACACAAAGTCTTATTGCAAAAATCACACAATACATTTAG
- a CDS encoding polyphenol oxidase family protein, producing the protein MDSNFLSVQKTQIQTPSGLYAFLSHSPLNIAFHAGNDCKENVLKNRSAIISPFQLKNLAYLNQIHGNTIIEAKSGELLGDGDGILITQKGIIGMVMVADCNPILLYDTKKGILLLLHCGRVGLQKGILINALELLQKRFHSCLDELFVYIGPSIRKCCYEVREDIFSSEILEKGRILRNGRLYLDLIAGIKAQLESHLINHYTIAPQCTCCDSSFFSYRRDLNCGRFALFAYLV; encoded by the coding sequence TTGGATTCCAACTTTTTAAGCGTGCAAAAAACACAAATCCAAACACCAAGTGGATTGTATGCATTCTTAAGCCACTCTCCACTAAATATCGCCTTTCACGCTGGCAATGATTGCAAAGAAAATGTTTTAAAAAACAGAAGTGCCATAATCTCGCCTTTTCAATTAAAAAATCTAGCCTATCTTAACCAAATCCACGGGAATACTATTATAGAGGCAAAATCTGGAGAACTGTTAGGCGATGGAGATGGAATCTTAATCACACAAAAAGGCATAATAGGTATGGTTATGGTGGCAGATTGCAATCCTATCTTGCTTTATGACACTAAAAAGGGGATTTTACTACTACTTCATTGCGGGCGTGTTGGCTTACAAAAGGGCATCTTAATAAATGCGCTAGAACTCTTACAAAAGCGATTTCATAGTTGTTTAGATGAACTCTTTGTGTATATTGGACCTTCTATTAGAAAATGCTGCTATGAAGTTAGAGAAGATATTTTTAGCAGCGAAATTTTAGAAAAAGGCAGAATTTTACGCAATGGTAGGCTTTATTTGGACTTAATTGCTGGGATTAAAGCACAATTGGAATCGCATTTGATAAATCACTACACAATCGCTCCACAATGCACTTGCTGTGATTCTAGCTTTTTTTCTTATCGGCGCGATTTAAATTGTGGGCGCTTTGCTCTTTTTGCATATTTGGTATAA
- a CDS encoding rod shape-determining protein — translation MALFDRNDIAVDLGTANTIVRNNTDEVLFCEATCIALETKYNNVRTIAIGDNAKKMLGRAPQEICVINPISKGAISDFETTKIFMQALIDKGRTNSLAPRVGISIPQNLTQVERHSLYEATMLAGAKEVLLIEDPFSASVGAGLDISTARAKMVIDAGGGLVEASIISLGGLVTSAFTKEAGDFIDYAIIEFCRHNKSIGISKDTAEMIKQRINVFSDNPSVAIGAKNLVNGMPIAYELQLNDFKNLLLNSMEKIKRVILEAIHEAPPQIAPDLIDDGAVLTGGLALMQGLKDYLQEELKITINLSPNPLLDISKGACKIMQNYADYNQEL, via the coding sequence ATGGCTTTATTTGACAGAAATGATATTGCAGTAGATTTAGGAACAGCAAATACCATCGTGCGCAACAATACTGATGAAGTGTTGTTTTGTGAGGCAACTTGTATTGCTTTAGAAACAAAATACAACAATGTGCGCACAATTGCTATTGGAGATAATGCTAAAAAAATGCTAGGTAGAGCTCCCCAAGAAATCTGTGTGATTAACCCTATCTCCAAGGGAGCAATTAGCGATTTTGAAACCACAAAAATCTTTATGCAAGCCTTAATTGATAAAGGCAGAACAAACTCCCTAGCACCCAGAGTTGGAATTAGTATTCCACAAAACCTAACACAAGTGGAACGCCACTCCCTTTATGAAGCTACAATGCTTGCAGGCGCAAAAGAAGTCTTATTAATAGAAGATCCCTTTAGCGCGAGTGTCGGAGCTGGACTTGATATTAGCACAGCGCGCGCAAAAATGGTTATTGACGCTGGGGGCGGACTTGTGGAAGCTAGCATTATCTCTTTAGGCGGACTTGTTACAAGTGCTTTCACAAAAGAAGCTGGGGATTTTATTGATTATGCAATTATTGAATTTTGTCGCCATAATAAAAGCATAGGTATTAGCAAAGATACAGCAGAAATGATTAAGCAGCGCATTAATGTATTCTCTGATAATCCTAGCGTTGCCATTGGTGCCAAAAATCTAGTCAATGGAATGCCTATTGCTTATGAATTACAACTTAATGATTTTAAAAATTTACTCTTAAATAGTATGGAAAAAATCAAACGCGTAATCTTAGAAGCAATCCATGAAGCTCCTCCGCAAATTGCACCTGATTTAATTGATGATGGAGCTGTCTTAACAGGTGGATTAGCCCTAATGCAAGGCTTAAAAGACTACTTACAAGAGGAATTAAAAATAACAATCAATCTCTCACCTAATCCATTATTAGACATTTCCAAAGGTGCGTGTAAAATTATGCAAAACTACGCAGATTATAATCAAGAGTTATAA
- a CDS encoding M48 family metallopeptidase: protein MFIFLCYMLLLSLPKLVLSVLQLGFLSKEAKKEPYILEQEKFLQAARYAILREKISVLNTLLDLAFVGFWLLYGFRALENALNFSPLVESVVFVLCFLVAQFLVALPLGAYQTLVIDREFGFARGGVKLFIMDTLKSFSLLLIFGGILIFAFSWIILSVANWEIYAFVLGAVLIISLNVLYPTIIAPLFNKFSPLENMELKEAINALLVRVGFKSEGVFVMDASKRDGRLNAYFAGLGRAKRVILFDTLLDKISSESLLAVLGHELGHFKHNDIYKMIALILMFFATLMFFVANMPEALFASVNLESSPQASLVFLLILSAPFGFYFMLVVNFLSCQNEFNADKFGASLTSNEALANALIVLVKENNSFPLAHPLYMRFYYSHPPLMARLIALGCERLGKNGIA, encoded by the coding sequence ATGTTTATTTTTTTGTGTTATATGCTACTTTTAAGCCTTCCAAAGCTTGTATTATCTGTATTGCAACTAGGATTTTTAAGCAAAGAGGCTAAAAAAGAGCCTTATATTTTAGAGCAAGAGAAGTTTTTGCAAGCCGCACGCTATGCGATTTTAAGAGAAAAAATCAGTGTGCTAAACACACTTTTGGATTTGGCATTTGTCGGATTTTGGCTTTTGTATGGGTTTAGAGCGTTAGAAAATGCGCTAAATTTTTCACCTTTGGTGGAATCTGTGGTGTTTGTGTTATGTTTTTTGGTAGCGCAATTTTTAGTTGCACTGCCTTTAGGTGCATATCAAACGCTAGTTATTGATAGGGAATTTGGCTTTGCTAGAGGGGGAGTGAAACTTTTTATAATGGATACTTTAAAGTCTTTTAGCTTGCTTCTAATCTTTGGTGGAATCTTAATTTTTGCGTTTAGTTGGATTATTTTGTCTGTGGCAAATTGGGAGATTTACGCCTTTGTATTGGGAGCTGTGTTGATTATTAGCTTAAATGTGCTTTATCCTACAATAATTGCGCCTTTGTTTAATAAGTTTTCACCCTTAGAAAATATGGAGTTGAAAGAAGCAATCAATGCGCTACTTGTGCGCGTTGGGTTTAAGAGTGAGGGTGTGTTTGTGATGGATGCTTCTAAAAGAGATGGGCGGTTAAATGCTTATTTTGCAGGGCTTGGAAGGGCAAAAAGAGTGATTTTGTTTGATACACTTTTAGATAAGATTTCGAGCGAATCGCTCTTGGCAGTGTTGGGACACGAATTGGGACATTTTAAGCATAATGATATTTATAAGATGATAGCGTTAATTCTTATGTTTTTTGCCACACTTATGTTTTTTGTGGCAAATATGCCTGAAGCATTGTTTGCAAGTGTGAATTTAGAATCAAGTCCACAAGCAAGTCTTGTATTTTTGTTAATTTTAAGTGCGCCTTTTGGGTTTTATTTTATGCTTGTGGTGAATTTTTTAAGTTGTCAAAATGAATTTAATGCTGATAAGTTTGGTGCGAGTTTAACAAGTAATGAAGCTCTAGCAAACGCACTTATTGTGCTTGTTAAGGAGAATAATTCTTTTCCGCTTGCACATCCTTTGTATATGCGCTTTTATTATAGTCATCCACCTTTAATGGCAAGACTTATTGCTTTAGGTTGTGAGCGTTTAGGAAAAAATGGAATCGCATAG
- the hisC gene encoding histidinol-phosphate transaminase, translating into MTFNTALDSIKTYEAGLPIELVVREYGIKENEVVKLASNENPLGASKNAINAIIQAAQNAHLYPDDSMYALKEGLAKHFNIPNNTLIIGAGSDQIIEFCIHAKANHTSKILMAKTTFAMYEIYAKAVGAEIIRTPSHTHNLQEFLECYKIHKPAVIFLCIPNNPLGECLGSKEVFDFLKHIDSNCLVIIDGAYQEYAKAKDSNKALDPKALIDTFSNVIYTGTFSKAYGLGGMRIGYGIANVEIIQALSKLRPPFNITTPSLAAAIAALKDEEHIQKSMQNNLEQMPLFEDFAKQNSFNFTPSYTNFITYYFETPLDSKEISEHLFKKGMIVRNLTSYGLNAIRITIGTPKQNEKFFTLFNTYLKKK; encoded by the coding sequence ATGACTTTTAATACAGCTTTGGATTCCATTAAGACTTATGAGGCGGGGCTTCCTATTGAACTTGTAGTTAGAGAATATGGAATTAAGGAAAATGAAGTAGTTAAGCTTGCTTCAAATGAAAATCCACTAGGGGCTAGCAAAAATGCAATTAATGCGATCATACAGGCAGCGCAAAATGCACATTTATACCCCGATGATTCTATGTATGCCCTAAAAGAAGGTTTGGCAAAACATTTTAATATTCCAAACAATACTCTAATAATCGGTGCTGGTAGCGATCAAATCATAGAATTTTGTATTCACGCCAAAGCAAATCATACAAGTAAAATTTTAATGGCAAAAACCACTTTTGCAATGTATGAAATCTACGCAAAAGCTGTTGGAGCTGAGATTATCCGCACGCCAAGCCACACACATAATTTACAAGAATTTTTAGAATGTTATAAGATACATAAACCAGCAGTTATATTCTTATGTATTCCCAATAACCCATTAGGGGAATGTTTAGGCTCAAAAGAAGTTTTTGATTTTTTGAAGCACATTGATTCTAATTGCCTAGTTATCATTGATGGTGCTTACCAAGAATACGCAAAAGCAAAAGATTCCAACAAAGCACTTGATCCTAAAGCTCTTATTGATACTTTTTCAAATGTGATTTATACAGGCACTTTTTCTAAAGCCTATGGATTAGGTGGAATGCGTATAGGATATGGAATCGCAAATGTAGAAATTATCCAAGCACTTTCAAAACTTCGCCCACCTTTTAACATTACCACACCATCTCTTGCAGCAGCCATTGCCGCCCTTAAAGATGAAGAGCATATTCAAAAAAGTATGCAAAATAATTTAGAACAAATGCCATTATTTGAAGATTTTGCTAAACAAAATAGTTTTAACTTTACTCCAAGTTACACAAATTTCATTACCTATTATTTTGAAACACCGCTAGATTCCAAAGAAATTTCAGAGCATTTATTTAAAAAAGGAATGATTGTTAGAAATCTAACAAGCTATGGCTTAAATGCGATTAGAATCACTATTGGCACTCCAAAGCAAAATGAAAAATTTTTCACACTTTTTAATACATATCTTAAGAAAAAGTAG
- the fliF gene encoding flagellar basal-body MS-ring/collar protein FliF: MDLKALFEQIRNLYKKLNKKQKIVILATIVVVVGFISALIVWNSTSNKTGILYPGYAVLFEGVSPEDGALIIQQLQQDKIPYKIPKDNTILIPQEFVYEERMKLASNGIPKSSKIGFEIFDTKDFGATDFDQRIKYLRAIEGELARTIESLAPIQKATVHLAQPEKTVFISEQTPPTASVVLVFKPAQTLTPKQISGIKNIVSSAVPNLTIQNVEVVNEKGEPLSELDELGGARELAVAQLRYKTDFEHALEEKIVNILSPIAGGREGVVAKVTAEFDFAQKESTQEYYDPNNVVRSIQDLEEKREGFRPKEIGGVPGVVSNIGPVQGLEDDNTKEKYEKTQNTTNFEISKTISNIKGEFATIRRLSAAVVVDGRYEKELNEEGVEQLKYIALNEEDMTKISALVRQAIGYNNQRGDEVSVSNFQLNGQLSGFKARTPLERFLEASAKLLEPFMPLLKYVLVGIILFFFYKKVIVPFSERMLEAKADEEEELESLIKIDEDEEENSDRLNEMRRRIEDQLGFGNGGNEDEIKYNVLLEKIKELTMEKPAELANLFQTLVHDELGIDNIGGKR; this comes from the coding sequence TTGGATTTAAAAGCACTTTTTGAACAAATTAGAAACCTTTATAAAAAACTAAACAAAAAACAAAAAATCGTTATTTTAGCGACAATTGTTGTTGTAGTAGGCTTCATCTCTGCGCTTATTGTGTGGAATTCTACCAGCAATAAAACAGGAATTTTATATCCAGGTTATGCGGTTTTATTTGAAGGGGTTAGCCCAGAAGATGGTGCTTTAATTATCCAACAACTCCAACAAGATAAAATTCCTTATAAAATCCCAAAAGATAACACTATTTTAATTCCGCAAGAATTTGTTTATGAAGAAAGAATGAAGCTTGCAAGCAATGGAATCCCAAAAAGTAGCAAAATTGGCTTTGAAATTTTTGATACAAAAGATTTTGGCGCAACAGATTTTGACCAGCGCATTAAATATTTACGCGCAATTGAAGGAGAACTTGCACGCACCATTGAGAGCTTAGCTCCTATTCAAAAAGCAACCGTTCATTTAGCCCAGCCTGAAAAAACCGTCTTTATTAGCGAACAAACACCACCCACAGCATCTGTTGTGCTTGTTTTTAAACCTGCACAAACTCTAACGCCTAAGCAAATTTCAGGAATTAAAAATATTGTTTCTTCCGCTGTGCCAAACCTAACCATTCAAAATGTTGAAGTCGTTAATGAAAAAGGTGAGCCCCTAAGTGAGCTTGATGAGCTTGGAGGTGCTAGAGAACTAGCTGTGGCACAACTCCGCTATAAAACAGATTTTGAACACGCTCTAGAAGAAAAGATTGTTAATATCCTGTCTCCTATTGCAGGGGGAAGAGAAGGTGTTGTAGCAAAAGTTACTGCAGAATTTGACTTCGCTCAAAAAGAAAGCACACAAGAATATTATGATCCCAACAATGTTGTGCGTAGCATTCAAGACTTAGAAGAAAAACGCGAAGGATTCCGTCCTAAAGAAATTGGTGGAGTTCCGGGGGTTGTAAGCAACATAGGTCCTGTTCAAGGATTAGAAGATGACAACACAAAAGAAAAATATGAAAAAACTCAAAATACAACAAATTTTGAAATCAGTAAAACTATTTCAAACATAAAAGGAGAATTTGCTACAATCCGCAGATTATCTGCCGCTGTTGTTGTAGATGGTCGCTATGAGAAAGAGCTTAATGAAGAAGGTGTTGAACAACTTAAATATATTGCACTTAATGAAGAAGATATGACAAAAATCTCCGCTCTTGTGCGTCAAGCAATCGGATACAATAATCAAAGAGGAGATGAAGTGTCTGTAAGCAACTTTCAACTAAATGGACAACTCTCTGGCTTTAAAGCGCGCACCCCATTAGAGCGTTTCTTGGAGGCTTCTGCAAAGCTTTTAGAACCTTTTATGCCACTGCTTAAATATGTACTTGTAGGAATTATTCTATTCTTCTTTTATAAAAAGGTTATTGTTCCATTTAGTGAAAGAATGCTTGAAGCAAAAGCTGATGAAGAAGAAGAATTGGAATCACTTATTAAGATTGATGAAGATGAAGAAGAAAATAGTGACCGCTTAAATGAAATGCGTCGCAGAATTGAAGATCAACTTGGCTTTGGAAATGGCGGAAATGAAGATGAAATCAAGTATAATGTGCTTTTAGAAAAAATTAAAGAGCTCACAATGGAAAAACCAGCCGAGCTTGCAAACTTATTCCAGACGCTAGTGCATGATGAACTAGGAATTGACAATATAGGAGGAAAACGCTAA
- the fliH gene encoding flagellar assembly protein FliH, giving the protein MNNISEHENIITEQHKNRHDIKKYNFRNMEIAPKAESQPNMESSIQEETPKPQPTMQIVETPQPPIEQSIDAPALKLFETEVVDKILQKSDVLAESLQKLQEQFDKQEKEINEKVSLARNEAKEQGYNEGYQKAKQELEAQINSQKELYALSIQRIDTNILESKNHILTLEKELSSIALDIAKEVITAEINTNSAKIASALARTLLQDIAQNTQVTLKVFPGDLEELKESLKDLNNVHLEADPAIAKGGVVILSNEGNIDGNIFMRFETLKKSILENKS; this is encoded by the coding sequence TTGAATAATATTAGCGAACACGAAAATATCATCACAGAACAACATAAGAATCGGCACGATATTAAAAAATACAATTTTCGCAATATGGAAATTGCTCCAAAGGCGGAATCCCAACCTAATATGGAATCTAGTATCCAAGAAGAAACACCCAAACCACAACCTACAATGCAAATTGTAGAAACCCCGCAACCACCGATTGAACAAAGCATTGATGCACCAGCGCTCAAACTATTTGAAACAGAAGTTGTAGATAAAATTCTACAAAAAAGTGATGTGCTTGCAGAATCTCTACAAAAACTCCAAGAACAATTTGATAAACAAGAAAAAGAAATTAATGAAAAAGTATCTCTTGCGAGAAATGAAGCAAAAGAGCAAGGCTACAATGAAGGCTACCAAAAAGCAAAACAAGAGCTTGAAGCGCAAATTAATAGCCAAAAAGAACTTTATGCTCTAAGTATTCAACGCATAGATACAAATATTTTGGAATCTAAAAATCATATTTTAACTTTAGAAAAAGAATTAAGCTCCATAGCCCTTGATATTGCAAAAGAAGTTATTACTGCTGAAATCAACACAAACAGCGCAAAAATTGCATCAGCACTTGCAAGAACACTTTTACAAGATATAGCACAGAATACACAAGTTACACTTAAAGTTTTCCCCGGAGATTTAGAAGAACTTAAAGAGTCTTTAAAAGATTTAAACAATGTTCATCTTGAAGCAGACCCAGCTATTGCTAAAGGTGGAGTCGTCATTTTAAGCAATGAAGGCAATATTGATGGCAATATCTTTATGCGCTTTGAAACTCTAAAAAAATCTATTTTGGAGAATAAATCCTAA
- a CDS encoding PP0621 family protein, whose protein sequence is MLKWIIFILCIIGIYFFFFRKPTQKRNKQNKQDSIMLECTKCGTYVSTDEAIIQDGKYFCSKECAQC, encoded by the coding sequence ATGCTAAAGTGGATTATTTTCATACTTTGTATTATTGGAATCTATTTTTTCTTTTTTAGAAAGCCCACACAAAAAAGAAATAAACAAAACAAGCAAGATTCCATAATGCTAGAATGCACTAAATGCGGAACTTATGTATCAACTGATGAAGCCATTATCCAAGATGGCAAATACTTCTGTTCTAAGGAATGCGCACAATGCTAA
- a CDS encoding HemK/PrmC family methyltransferase, with protein MESHSIKDLLCFGVEVLQESRIERPRLEAEILLGFVLGLQRVELHARFHQNVESFFVESYLRLLKRRVNYEPIEYLIEKVSFYGEELYVSYGALIPRPETEILLEKTLELIVSKDCKNIAEIGVGSGAISVLLAYLSKGLKSDSNLSFHASDISPEALFNACVNREKFKVKNLSLHLSAYLDFNVKLGINFDILVSNPPYIKEGEMLPKSLSYEPQKALFGGVRGDEMLLNIIDLAQKFKIPYLLCEMGYDQKESVKAHLKNTPHKSVEFYKDLAGLDRGFILHF; from the coding sequence ATGGAATCGCATAGTATTAAAGATTTGCTTTGTTTTGGGGTTGAGGTTTTACAAGAGAGTAGGATAGAGCGACCAAGATTAGAAGCGGAGATTTTGCTAGGTTTTGTTTTGGGACTTCAAAGAGTGGAGTTGCACGCAAGGTTTCATCAAAATGTGGAATCTTTTTTTGTAGAATCCTATTTAAGATTACTTAAACGCCGCGTAAATTACGAACCTATAGAGTATTTAATAGAGAAAGTAAGTTTTTATGGAGAAGAGTTGTATGTTTCTTATGGTGCGTTGATTCCACGCCCTGAAACAGAGATTTTATTAGAAAAAACATTAGAATTAATTGTGAGCAAAGATTGTAAAAATATTGCAGAAATAGGCGTGGGAAGTGGGGCAATTAGTGTTTTATTGGCATACTTAAGTAAAGGTTTGAAAAGTGATTCTAATTTAAGTTTTCACGCAAGTGATATTTCCCCAGAAGCCTTGTTTAACGCGTGTGTGAATAGGGAAAAATTTAAGGTAAAAAATCTAAGTTTGCATTTAAGTGCATATTTGGATTTTAATGTAAAACTTGGAATTAATTTTGATATTTTGGTTTCAAATCCACCTTATATTAAAGAAGGTGAAATGCTTCCAAAATCTCTATCCTATGAGCCGCAAAAAGCTCTTTTTGGTGGTGTTAGGGGTGATGAAATGCTATTAAATATTATTGATTTGGCACAAAAATTTAAGATTCCTTATTTGCTTTGTGAGATGGGCTATGATCAAAAAGAGAGTGTTAAGGCGCATTTGAAAAACACTCCCCATAAAAGCGTGGAGTTTTATAAAGATTTAGCAGGGCTAGATCGTGGATTTATTCTACATTTTTAA